The following DNA comes from Kitasatospora sp. NBC_01287.
AACGACGCCGGCTGGCCCCGGACCTGGCCACCTCCGACATGTGCCTGGCCGCCGCCCGGCCGGCCTTGCGCGCCGCCGGGCTGCGCGCCGCCGACCTGGACGCCGTCATCGTCGCCACCTACACCTACGACCACCCCCTGCCCTCCACCTCCCTGATCGTCAAGGACGCGCTCGGAGCCACCCGCGCCATGGCCCTGGACGTGACCCAGGCCGCCTGCGCCTCCGGCGTGCAGGCCCTGCTGCTGGCCGCCCACCTGCTCCAGAACCCCTCCATCGGCAACGTCCTGGTCCTCGCCGCCGACTGCGCCTCCCGCGTCACCCGTCCGGGCGACCGCACGACCGGTGTCTTCTTCGGCGACGCCGCGGCCGCGGCCGTCCTGACCAGGAACGACACCCACGGCGCCGGCCTGCTCTCCTACGACCTGGGCTCGCGACTCTCCTACCAGGTGCAGATCCCGGCGGGCGGCTCGCGGCTGCCGACCAGCGCCGACACCCTCGCCGCCGGCGGCCACTACCTGACCATGGACGGGCGCGCCGTCTGGGAGACCGCCACCACCCGGCTGCCCCAGAGCATCACCCTCGCGGCCCGACGCGCCGGCCTGGACCCCTCCGGCATCGACCACTACTTCCTGCACCAGGCCAACATCAACATCCTGGGCGAAACCCTGAAAGCCCTCGACGTCCCCGCCGAACGCGCCCCCATCACCCTCGACAAGCTCGGCAACACCGGAGCGGCCGGAATGTTCACCGCGCTCCACGACGCCGTCACCCACGGACGGCTCAAGCCGGGCGACACCTACGTCATGTCCGCCATCGGCGCGGGCTTCCACTGGGGCACCCTGTGCCTGCGGCACAGCTGAACGGCCAGCCCGGCAGCGAGGAGTAGCGAGCGGCGGCGTCGGACCGGTCCGGGCATCCGAGTCCGTGGACCCGCACCACGTGCGCTGCCGCCGCGTGATGGCGCACCCGTTCCCCTGATGATCAGTCAATCGCAGCTGTCGCTCTGATCGGCCGCGTCGAGGCGGGGAACATCAGGGGAGATGCCGTGGAACAGGTCTTCAGGAGCCGTCCGGGGCGGACGATCGCGACGGCGGCCACGCGGGCAACGTGGTCGTCGACAACGCCGACCCGGCCACGCCCGAGCAGTAGCGGTGGCGAACGCTCCCTCAACAGCCCCCGAGGGCTCCTGAACACCTGAAACACCTGAAACACCTGAACCACCTGAACCACCTGAACGCCCAGGAGCCCTCGGGGGCCTCCCACGTGGTGCCCGTGGTCCGTCCGTGGTGCACCGGCCGGAGACCGCTGCCGCCGGTGCCCCCTCCCCACAGGCGGCGGTGTCTCCGGCCGGGACCGCGCCGATCCGGCGACCCCCGCGGCGGGGCGGGCCCGGCGACCCGCCCGTGCCGCGTCCGGTTCAGCGTCTCCATGCTCGGCCATCCGTGGACGAGCGGCTTCCGAGTCGGCCGGACGGTCCGTGTTCGAAGCGTGACCGCTTTGCGACAGTGACGCGCCGTCAGGGACGATTTGCCCGAATTGACCGGTCCGGACCCCGCTGGACGGCGGGGGCGTGCGCCCGCCGAGTGTCCGGCCGAGCTGCGGGGCGCCGCCGGTGATGGTGACACAAAGGTTATCCGCGGGGGAGTTGTCGTCCTCGCCGTCCCCGGCGGCCCCGGGCTCCAGTGGTCGTTGCCCGCTGCCTGGTTGGCGGTTCCGTCCTTGAAGTCGAAGAGGTTGCGGGGCGTCTCGCCGGGCGGCCCGGGCCGGGTGTGACCCCGCTGGTGCCGGCGGGGTCGGAGCGGTCGGGGGTTCTGCTGTTCGAGGAGGGCGGTGGCGGCCGGGTGGCGTGGTCCCGTTTCTGGGTGGCCTTGTTCTTGAATGATCATTCAGGTATGTTTCCCCCATGCCGAGACCGCGCGAGTTCGAGCCTGACGCCGTCCTGAACCAGGCGATGCTGCGGTTCTGGGAGCGTGGGTACCGGGCCACGTCCATCGAGGATCTGGTGAAGGCGACCGGGGTGAAGCCCGGAAGCATCTACGGTGCCTTTCCGGGTGGCAAGCGCACGCTGTTCGTGAAGTCCCTGGAGCGCTACTCGAAGCTGGTCGTGCCGCAGAAGCTGGGTGAACTCGATTCGGCCCGTGCCTCGGTGGCCGAGATCCGGGCCTACTTCGACGGATTGGTGCGGGATCTGCTCAGCCCTGAGGGGCGGCAGGGCTGCCTGCTGGTCAACACCGCGATCGAGAGCGCCGCGGAGGACGACGAGGCGGCGGCGGTCGTGCGCGGGCACCTCGCCCGGCTGGAGCGCTGCATGACCCACGCGCTGGAGAACGCCGTCCGCCGTGGCGAGGTGCGTTCCTCGCTCGACGCGGCCGGCAGTGCGAAGCTGCTGGTCGCGACGTGTCAGGGGTTGATGGTCGTGGGGAAGGCGAACCCCGACGAGGCGCTGCTGCGGGCGATCGTCGACAACGCTTTCGTCGCGCTCGCCTGACGGGCGCGGCGGACGGGCGCGGCAAGCGGTAGGGCAGGCAGTACGGCAGAAGGGCCACCTTGCGCGGTGGCCCTTTCATCGGCCCAATACTTGAATGATTACTCAAGAACAAGAACGGAAGCCGACATGAAGGCCATCATCATCTCCGCTTACGGCGGCCCCGAGGTGCTCACCACCACCGAACTGCCCGACCCGGTGCCCGTGGAGGGCGAAGTCCTCATCCGGGTCAAGGCGTTCGGCCTCAATCACGCCGAGGTCTACATGCGCGGCGGAGCCTGGGGGGAGGTGGCGGCGGTGCCGGGGATCGAGTGCGCAGGCCTGGTCGAGGCCGACCCCTCGGGCCACCTCCCGCCCGGGACCAAGGTCGTGGCGATCCTCGGCGGCATGGGCCGGACCCGGAACGGCAGTTACGCGGAACTGGTGACCGTGCCGGCCGGCAACGTCGTGGCCGTCCGCTCACCGCTGCCCTGGACCGACCTGGCCGCGGTGCCCGAGGTGTACGCCACGGCCTGGAGCGCGCTGCACGGCAACCTCGCGCTGCGGGCCGGTGAGACGATCGTGGTGCGGGGCGCGACCTCCTCGCTCGGGCAGGCCGCCGTCAACCTCGCCCGCCGGCACGGGGCGAACGTGATCGCCACGACCCGCGACCCGGCACACGCGGTCCTGCTCAAGGAGATCGGCGCCGGCGACGTGCTGATCGACGACGGCCGGCTGGCCGCGGAGGTCCGGCGCCGGGGGCTGGAGGTCGACGCGCTGCTCGATGTCGTCGGCAACAGCGTGCTGCGCGACTCACTGGCCGCGGTCCGCCCGCGCGGGCGCGTCTGCCAGGTCGGCTTCCTCGGCGGATTCGCCCCGGTCGCGGACTTCGACCCGATCGCCGACCTGCCCAGCGGCGTCCAACTGAGCTTCTTCGGCAGCGCTTTCGTCCTGGGCACCGCCGCCTTCCCACTCACCGACGTGCCGCTGGACGCGATCTACGCCCAGGTCGAGGCCGGCGCGCTGAGGGCCGGACCCACCCGGATCTTCGGCTTCGACGAGGTCGTCGAAGCACACCGGGTCATGGAGGCCGGCCAGGCGCTCGGGAAGATGGTCGTCTCGCTCGTCTGACGCCGAGGCCCGGGCCGGGTGGCCGCCTCGGAGAGCGCGGTGTGCGGCACCGTCGGCCTGGAGCCGCTCACGCCGGCGCGACCTTGCGCAGTGCTCCAGGAGGCGCCGGCGGCCACCGTCATCGAGCCGGTGGCCGTGACCGCGAGGGCGGGTCAGGCCGGGACCGGCTCCTGGTCGGCTCCGGTGCCGTTGGCCGGGCCCGGCACCGCGGGGGTCTTCGCCTCGGGTGCGGCCGGCGGCGCGGGGACCGCGTCCTGGGTGGCAGGGGCCGCTTCGTGGGCCGCGAGGTGGGTACGGACCTCCTTGACCGTCAGGTCCAGCAGTCCGGCCGTCACATCCAGCCCACCGATCGCGTCCACCGCCTCCGCCACCGTGCGGCTCAGATCGGCCTGCGCCCGCGCCGCCCGCACCAGGGCCTGGTCGTAGGCCTCCAACGCCGCCAACTGCCTGCGGTGGCGCTCCTGCAGTTCACGACGACGCCGCTGCGCCCCGCCGTCCTGTTCTCCGGTGATAGTCATAGGACCATGATCCCAGGCCCGCGCACCCCGCTCGGCGGTCGCGATGCCCGCGCCCGATCGGCGTGTCACCGGCGCCGGAGCGTGGAGGTCGGTTCGGGCACGGAGACCGCCTGGAGCACTAACCGGCCTGGTACTTGCCCGTCTCCCGGTCGCGGTAGATCGCGCCCGACTTGCGCAGCTGCTCCAGGTCCCGCCGCACCGTGCGCGGGTCGGGCTCGACCACATAGCTCGCGCGGGCGCGCACCCAGTCCCAGGCACCACCGTCCAGCCGCATCGCCTGAAGGAGCTGGTCGCGTCGCTCGATGGCCGAGGTGGGTGCGTCGGGGCTGTTCTGGTTCATGGGCCTCATTCTCGCCCGGGACCGGCGCTCCTCCCAAACTCCGCCCCCGGCCCCCGGCCCCCGGGCCGCACCGCGCGTAACGCCGGACGGGCTCACCGCAGCCTGGATCTGCGTGTCCCCGAGGAGGAACCGAAGGTCACGTCTCCCACGACCCCGCTGTGGTGCGGCAGGTTGCCGACCGTGTCGGCGTCATACGGGCGGGTCGGCTGCTGGAGGTGGGGCCGGGCGAGGAAGCGCTGTCGGGGTGGCCGGTGATCAGCTCCGACGGACGCTGACGCTCGGTCGTCGCCCCGGCCCGCCCACACCTCGGTGATCCCGGTCGTTGGTGCCCGCCACCCAGGGGTTCGGCCAGGACGGCGATCAGGGGTCGGGCCGCAGCCGGGCCGAAGGCGGCATGCGCCCGCTTCATCCGGCCAAGCTCCCCGAACGTGCCCGCGCACCACCCGACTCCGCCCGTGCGGGAGGACCGGAGTGGCCGGCGGTCACTGCGACGGGTTGCCCCCGGTCAGGACCCAGCGCATGTCCAGGAAGCCGCTCTGCTGCTGCGTCAGCTGATTTCCCGTCATTTTCTGATACGTGACCCAGGTGTTCACCAGGCGCGGCGTCTCGGCGCTGGGCAGCATCTCGCCCCAGCTGAGCGGGGGCGTCACGCCGCCGGTGTCGAGTGCGTCCCCGCTGTCCAGCTGTTGGCGCAGGGACTCGGCACTGAGCGGCGTGCCGGCGTCCTGCAGGTGCTGGGCGGCCTGCAGGAAGACCTGGTAGGCGGCCCAGGTGGTCTGGACCGCGAGGTCCGAGGGGTCGATCCGGTGGTCGCCGCCGACCATGGCGCGCAGCGCGTCCCAGACGTGCGAAGAGGTGGGCGGGTACCAGCCGGCCACGTACGCGTTGTCCAGCGGGTCGCCCGCGCCGCTCTCGGAGTCGACGACGGACTGCGGCACGCTGCCGATCAGCGCGCCCAGGAGCGTGTGTCGGGGGGTCAACTGCCGGTACGCGTCAAGTAGTTTCGCGCTCTGCTCGGGGGCGAGGGCATCGCTGGCGCAGGTGCCCGGCTGGTCGTCGCCCAGTGCCCTGCGGGCGGCGCTGCCGTAGTCGGGGGACTGCTCGCTGACCCGCACGTCCACCAGCTTGACTCCCTCGGGCCGCAGCGCGGCGCCGAGGTAGCCGGTGAGCGTGTCGCCGGCCGAGGTGTCCGGGCGGACCAGCGCGATCGTCCGGCACCCGGCCGCGACCAGCTGGCGGCCGTTGCCGGCCACCAGAGTCGGGGTGCCGCCGGCCACGGGGTAGGAGAGCGGGCTGCTGAACTCGGCGTCGGACAGGCCGTACCCGCCGATGTAGGGGATCCGGGCCGCCTCCAGGCCGGGCAGCAGGTCGTCGCTGTTCAGACTGTAGGAGCCGATGACGGCGATCACCTTGTTGTCCACCGCCTGCCGCACGCAGGCGGTGCCCCCGGCCAGGGTGTTGTGCTCGTTGCAGGTGATCACCCGCAGTCGGTGCCCGCCGAGCCCGCCCTTGGCGTCCACGTCGCGCCCGATCACCTCCGCCAGCGCGGTCACCCCGGAGCGGTCGAAGGCCCCGGTCCCCGAGGGCGCCCAGGTCATCACCGCGTAGTCGGTCCCGGTGGCGCCCGCCGAGCCCCCACAACCGGAGGCGGCGAGCAGGGCGGGAAGCAGCGCGATCGCCGCGACCGCGCTTCCGGGCCGGGTCCACCTGCTCATACGTCTGCCTTCCTCGAACTGCCGTGCGGCTGATCGGCTCAGCAAATCCGGCACGCCACAAGGAGGGGGATACGGCGGTTGAATGCCAGGAGGACGACCCGGTAACAGCGCACGAGTGCCCGTCGAGCCACCGCGCGATCACCCGTCCGTCCGCGGCGGTGCGGGCGGCAGCAGCGCGCGAGTTCCCCGGGGGACCGACCATTCGCCGTTCCGAAACGGACCGCGTGTCCGCCGGAACCTCCGCGGGAAACCAGGCCTACGTCGGCAGGTCCCACCTGTCACCCCGCCACCTCGGCAGTGCGCGTCGACGGGTTCCGGCGGCCCCCCTGTGCCTGGTCGAGTGATCCGACAGTATGCCAAGCTCTGCTCATGAGCTTACTCTCCGTGGGTTTTATCGGGCTGGGCGTCATGGGCGAGCCGATGGCGCTCAACCTGGTGAAGGCCGGTACTCCGCCGCTGATCTGGAACCGCACCATCGCCAAGACCCACAAGCTCGCAGCCGCCGGCGCCGAAGTGGCCCCCGACGCGGCGAGCGTGTTCGCCCGCTGCGAGGTCGTCATCCTGATGCTGCTCGACGACCCGGGCGTGGACGCCGTCCTCGGCCGCGGCACGCCGGCCTTCGCCGAGCGCGTCGCCGCCCGCACGATCGTCAACATGGGTACGTTCGAGCCGGCTTACTCCCAGGAACTGGCAGTGGAGATCCGCGC
Coding sequences within:
- a CDS encoding 3-oxoacyl-ACP synthase III family protein, which produces MTIAPELAADTHTGAGLSVPFAVTGTGVHLPPTVVTNHDLTRTLDTTDEWIVARTGIRERRRLAPDLATSDMCLAAARPALRAAGLRAADLDAVIVATYTYDHPLPSTSLIVKDALGATRAMALDVTQAACASGVQALLLAAHLLQNPSIGNVLVLAADCASRVTRPGDRTTGVFFGDAAAAAVLTRNDTHGAGLLSYDLGSRLSYQVQIPAGGSRLPTSADTLAAGGHYLTMDGRAVWETATTRLPQSITLAARRAGLDPSGIDHYFLHQANINILGETLKALDVPAERAPITLDKLGNTGAAGMFTALHDAVTHGRLKPGDTYVMSAIGAGFHWGTLCLRHS
- a CDS encoding zinc-binding dehydrogenase, with product MKAIIISAYGGPEVLTTTELPDPVPVEGEVLIRVKAFGLNHAEVYMRGGAWGEVAAVPGIECAGLVEADPSGHLPPGTKVVAILGGMGRTRNGSYAELVTVPAGNVVAVRSPLPWTDLAAVPEVYATAWSALHGNLALRAGETIVVRGATSSLGQAAVNLARRHGANVIATTRDPAHAVLLKEIGAGDVLIDDGRLAAEVRRRGLEVDALLDVVGNSVLRDSLAAVRPRGRVCQVGFLGGFAPVADFDPIADLPSGVQLSFFGSAFVLGTAAFPLTDVPLDAIYAQVEAGALRAGPTRIFGFDEVVEAHRVMEAGQALGKMVVSLV
- a CDS encoding ABC transporter substrate-binding protein, with translation MSRWTRPGSAVAAIALLPALLAASGCGGSAGATGTDYAVMTWAPSGTGAFDRSGVTALAEVIGRDVDAKGGLGGHRLRVITCNEHNTLAGGTACVRQAVDNKVIAVIGSYSLNSDDLLPGLEAARIPYIGGYGLSDAEFSSPLSYPVAGGTPTLVAGNGRQLVAAGCRTIALVRPDTSAGDTLTGYLGAALRPEGVKLVDVRVSEQSPDYGSAARRALGDDQPGTCASDALAPEQSAKLLDAYRQLTPRHTLLGALIGSVPQSVVDSESGAGDPLDNAYVAGWYPPTSSHVWDALRAMVGGDHRIDPSDLAVQTTWAAYQVFLQAAQHLQDAGTPLSAESLRQQLDSGDALDTGGVTPPLSWGEMLPSAETPRLVNTWVTYQKMTGNQLTQQQSGFLDMRWVLTGGNPSQ
- a CDS encoding TetR/AcrR family transcriptional regulator, producing the protein MPRPREFEPDAVLNQAMLRFWERGYRATSIEDLVKATGVKPGSIYGAFPGGKRTLFVKSLERYSKLVVPQKLGELDSARASVAEIRAYFDGLVRDLLSPEGRQGCLLVNTAIESAAEDDEAAAVVRGHLARLERCMTHALENAVRRGEVRSSLDAAGSAKLLVATCQGLMVVGKANPDEALLRAIVDNAFVALA